TGATCATACGAATGCGGACATAATGATAAAAACTCATCAACGATAAATTCAATTATTATGGCAACAAGTTATTTTGAAGATAAAGCACTTGAACCCCGGGATAAGGATATGGAAGTTGCGCTTGGTTCAACTTACCGTTTATTTGAGGAAATTTTCAGGTATCTCGTCGATACATATGAAGATATCCATCCGGAATGGAAGCATTACGGTAAAAAAATAGGATGGCAACTAAAACTATTTAAAGGAAAAAGAAACATCATGTTTATTGTTCCTTTTGAGGGACATTTTATTGTTTACTTTTCTTTCGGAGATAAAGCAGTTCAGCAGGTGATGGAAAGTAATCTGTCGAATGAACTGAAAACTGAATTACAAAATGCAAAAAAATACATGGAAGGCCGGGGAATAAACCTTCCCATAACAGAGAACACTGAAAATATTGATCATATAATAAAATTAATAGAAATAAAAATCAACAGTTAAAGTTGCATTACTGTAACATCACAAGTATAATACCGGGCGTTTAATTTACCTGATAAAGTAAATGTTGTAAAAATGAATAAGTTAGACACAATACTTGCCTTTAGGAACCTTAAGAAGAATAAGTTATCAACAGTGATCATGATATTTTCGATAATGGTTGGAATTTTTACATTTATTGTGCTATCGGGTTATATTGGCTATGAAAGAGATTATGATAAGTATGTAAATAATCATGAAAATATTTATCGCATTTATACTGAATTTTGTTCCCCCAATGGACAGGTTCTAACCAAACCAAAGAGTGAGAGAGGCATAGGGGAGGCTTTAAAAGAAAAATACCCTGAGGTAAAAAATGCTGGATTCGTTGGAAAACTTGCCAGTAAAAATTTTAGGATTGATGAAGAGATATTTTCTGAGGAATACAGTTTTTATGCTTCTAATTCAATATTGGACATATTTAATGTCACAGTCCTGCATAGCAACGATCATTCCAGATTGTTAAACGGGCCATACAAAGTCTTGCTTTCAGAGAGTATGGCACAAAAATTTTTTGGTAATGACGATCCCCGTGGAAAGATGATCTTTATGTATCCGGCATTTAATGTCGAAATTCAAGGCGTTTACACAGATTTTCCTGAACAATCACATTTCAGGCCACAAATGCTTTTTTCTTTCAATGAGGGTATGCATTTGCCTCCACCGGTTCTAGATAAATGGGGTACTCCTGACTTCTATACATACCTGGAACTAACAGATGACGCAGATATTAAAAATGTTGAGAATAATATTCATCAATTAGTAATCAGCGAAAAAAAGCAGTCTTTTGAAAACACAGGTACAGTTCATAAATATCATCTTCAGCCTCTGGCTGAAATCCATACAAAATCACATTTAAGCGAAGAATTATCAGTAAATATCCAAAACAGTTATTTGAATATCCTTTTAGCCATTAGTATTTTAATTG
This DNA window, taken from Bacteroidales bacterium, encodes the following:
- a CDS encoding DUF3788 domain-containing protein is translated as MATSYFEDKALEPRDKDMEVALGSTYRLFEEIFRYLVDTYEDIHPEWKHYGKKIGWQLKLFKGKRNIMFIVPFEGHFIVYFSFGDKAVQQVMESNLSNELKTELQNAKKYMEGRGINLPITENTENIDHIIKLIEIKINS